The following proteins are co-located in the Sphingomonas donggukensis genome:
- a CDS encoding PilZ domain-containing protein has protein sequence MDQPPRDQFAIGTAGDASARGKPRDSLMLTAMLTVPAMSAPVQVRVRNLSAGGLMAEYAGPATTGDAVTIALRGVGEVAGSIAWVAEGRVGVAFDTAIDPLLARKPVAVRPRAAVRPKLSPL, from the coding sequence ATGGACCAGCCGCCCCGGGATCAGTTTGCAATCGGCACCGCCGGCGATGCCAGCGCGCGTGGAAAACCCCGCGACAGCCTGATGCTCACCGCGATGCTGACGGTGCCGGCGATGTCGGCACCGGTGCAGGTGCGCGTGCGCAACCTGTCGGCGGGCGGGCTGATGGCCGAATATGCCGGACCTGCGACGACCGGCGATGCCGTGACGATCGCATTGCGCGGAGTCGGCGAGGTCGCGGGCTCGATCGCCTGGGTGGCGGAGGGCCGCGTCGGGGTCGCGTTCGACACTGCAATCGATCCGCTGCTGGCGCGCAAGCCGGTCGCCGTGCGTCCGCGCGCGGCGGTCCGCCCCAAACTGTCGCCGCTATAA
- a CDS encoding YdcH family protein: MDEAEIRQRIEHLRTEHRDLDAATAALMAGTSPDQLQIARLKKRKLALKDEIAQLEDLLVPDIIA; encoded by the coding sequence GTGGACGAAGCCGAGATTAGGCAACGGATCGAGCATCTGCGCACCGAGCACCGCGACCTCGACGCCGCGACCGCCGCGCTGATGGCCGGCACTTCGCCCGACCAGTTGCAGATCGCGCGGCTGAAGAAGCGCAAGCTCGCGCTGAAGGACGAAATCGCCCAGCTCGAGGATCTGCTGGTGCCCGACATCATCGCCTGA
- a CDS encoding NAD(P)H-dependent flavin oxidoreductase, whose amino-acid sequence MALPPLFDRLRLPVIGSPLFIISGPDLVIAQCKAGIVGSFPALNARPQAMLDEWLHRITEELAAWNRDNPDRPAAPFAVNQIVHKSNDRLEADLATCAKWQVPIVITSLGAREDLNTVVHGWGGITLHDVITDVHAHKAIEKGADGLIAVCSGAGGHAGRLNPFAFVQEIREWFDGPLALSGAIANGGAVLAAQAMGADLAYIGSPFIATDEANAVDAYKQGIVAGRASDIVYSNLFTGVHGNYLRSSIEAAGMDPDNLPEGDLKTMNFGGNEGSKAKAWKDIWGSGQGIGAVHQVEPVAARVDRLEAEYRAAKARVAG is encoded by the coding sequence ATGGCTCTCCCTCCGCTGTTCGACCGCCTGCGCCTGCCCGTGATCGGGTCGCCGCTGTTCATCATTTCCGGGCCCGATCTGGTGATCGCGCAGTGCAAGGCGGGGATCGTCGGGTCGTTCCCGGCGCTGAACGCACGGCCACAGGCGATGCTGGACGAATGGCTGCACCGCATCACCGAGGAACTGGCGGCGTGGAACCGCGACAATCCCGACCGGCCCGCCGCGCCGTTCGCGGTCAACCAGATCGTCCACAAATCGAACGACCGGCTGGAGGCCGATCTCGCCACCTGCGCCAAGTGGCAGGTGCCGATCGTCATCACGTCGCTCGGGGCGCGCGAGGATCTGAACACCGTCGTCCACGGCTGGGGCGGGATCACGCTGCACGACGTCATCACCGACGTGCATGCCCACAAGGCGATCGAGAAAGGCGCGGACGGGCTTATCGCGGTCTGCTCTGGCGCGGGCGGGCACGCCGGGCGGCTCAACCCCTTCGCCTTCGTCCAGGAAATCCGCGAATGGTTCGACGGCCCGCTGGCGCTGTCGGGCGCGATCGCCAACGGCGGCGCGGTGCTGGCGGCACAGGCGATGGGCGCGGACCTCGCCTATATCGGCTCGCCCTTCATTGCGACGGATGAAGCGAATGCCGTCGACGCCTATAAACAGGGCATCGTCGCAGGCCGCGCGAGCGACATCGTCTATTCGAACCTCTTCACCGGGGTCCACGGCAATTACCTGCGTAGCTCGATCGAGGCGGCGGGCATGGACCCCGACAACCTGCCCGAAGGCGACCTGAAGACGATGAACTTCGGCGGCAACGAAGGCAGCAAGGCCAAGGCGTGGAAGGACATCTGGGGATCGGGCCAGGGCATCGGCGCGGTGCACCAGGTCGAGCCGGTGGCGGCGCGCGTCGATCGGCTGGAGGCGGAATATCGCGCGGCGAAGGCGCGGGTGGCGGGGTAG
- a CDS encoding DUF1465 family protein produces the protein MIPAHTHSRLHRRLIDSLYVESMLLADEARGYFDEGGRHDRAGLDSLARVVFSCESMKVTTRLMHVIAWLLTQRAIANGELRVADALDPSRRLGDAPATDEDVISHLPDGARLLIGASIDLHRRVARFDRAQSAPRMLQSPARSMMDRLEMAF, from the coding sequence ATGATACCAGCGCACACACATTCGCGGCTGCACCGCCGCCTGATCGATTCGCTGTATGTCGAATCGATGCTGCTGGCGGACGAGGCGCGGGGGTATTTCGACGAAGGGGGGCGCCACGATCGCGCGGGCCTCGATTCGCTCGCGCGCGTCGTGTTCTCGTGCGAATCGATGAAGGTGACGACGCGGCTGATGCACGTCATCGCCTGGCTGCTGACCCAGCGCGCGATCGCGAACGGCGAATTGCGCGTCGCCGACGCGCTCGACCCGTCGCGCCGCCTGGGCGATGCGCCCGCCACCGACGAGGACGTGATCAGCCACCTGCCCGATGGCGCGCGCCTGCTGATCGGGGCGAGCATCGACCTCCACCGCCGGGTCGCGCGGTTCGACCGCGCGCAATCGGCCCCGCGGATGCTGCAGAGCCCGGCGCGGTCGATGATGGACCGACTGGAGATGGCGTTTTAG
- the dksA gene encoding RNA polymerase-binding protein DksA: MATVLDDSGTPGSSWPVPANDSVEGYRPSADEPFMSLRQQEYFRSKLNAWKDAIHREATGTLSQLQTDSLRESDLADRATSETDWSIELRTRDRQRKLIAKIDAALRRIDDGEYGYCEVTGEPISLGRLEARPIATMTVEAQERHERNERVSRED; encoded by the coding sequence ATGGCAACGGTTCTTGACGATTCGGGCACTCCGGGGAGCAGCTGGCCTGTTCCCGCAAACGACAGTGTCGAGGGCTATCGGCCGAGCGCCGACGAGCCGTTCATGAGCCTGCGACAGCAGGAATATTTCCGCAGCAAGCTGAACGCCTGGAAGGATGCGATCCACCGCGAGGCGACGGGCACGCTGTCCCAGCTCCAGACCGATTCGTTGCGGGAATCGGACCTGGCCGACCGCGCCACCAGCGAGACCGACTGGTCGATCGAGCTGCGCACCCGCGACCGCCAGCGCAAGCTGATCGCCAAGATCGACGCCGCGCTGCGCCGCATCGATGACGGCGAATACGGCTATTGCGAAGTGACCGGCGAGCCGATCTCGCTCGGCCGCCTGGAAGCACGGCCGATCGCGACGATGACGGTCGAGGCGCAGGAGCGGCACGAGCGTAACGAGCGCGTCTCTCGCGAGGACTGA
- a CDS encoding YdcH family protein, with amino-acid sequence MQTAHQSALEAKHATLDEKIAAEQGRPAPDQGIIADLKKRKLRVKEELAIG; translated from the coding sequence ATGCAGACCGCGCATCAGTCGGCCCTCGAGGCCAAGCATGCCACGCTCGATGAGAAGATCGCCGCCGAACAGGGACGGCCCGCTCCCGATCAGGGAATCATCGCCGACCTCAAGAAGCGCAAGCTGCGCGTGAAGGAAGAATTGGCGATCGGTTGA